In Desulfobacter hydrogenophilus, the genomic stretch TTATTTCATAAAGCGCATTCGTTATTATATCTTTATCGATAATATCGAAAATAGATCTGCCGATTCCGATCGTATGGTTTTGAGCCTCTATGATTTTGGCTTTTTTGTTGAAAAGATTTATCTCTCCTTCTGTGTTGCACGCGATTATCCCTTGGGGAAGCTCGTCGAAAAATGATGCGAGCATATTTTTTTCTATTTCGAGTCCGGCTCTTTTTCTGTTTATCTCTTCTTTTATATTTTTCTGCAGCGTTTCGTAATGATCTGCAAAAAGGTTGATGGCTTTTGATATAGCTATAATCTCTTTTCCGCCTTCGATATTTATTCGGTGGGAAGAATTAACTGTCGACATTACGGATATTTCATCAGGCAGTTTTGTCAAAGGAATAAAAAAAAGATTCAACACGGTATAGATCGTGAACCCAACGACCTCAAAAAAGATAAGGAAACTGATAAAAAAGTAAATCGCGTCTTCCTTTATTATTTCCGATAAAAAATTCTGGTTTATGGGGGTGAGCCTGATCCAGAAAATCGCCATAATAGAGAATAAGAAAATAAATATGAGCAGAGCAAAGAATCCAGTAAACCATAAAAATTTATTTTTTTTGTTTAACGGCATTTTTTATTTTTACATTTTTATGACGTTTAAGAAAGCGATGTTCCCTTTAATGGTTGAAATTGTTCTAACGAACAACCCTGGGCTGAGTCGGTCTATTGACACCTATATTCAACCCACAATAAATAATTGAGGTAATTCAATTGCTTATTGTCATATGAAATACTTAGAAAAGATTCTGGTAATATGTCTGGGTGCTGTCCACGTGAATGCCGCTGTCCAAGATCATTTTGTAAAGATTTTGTAGCAACACCGTTGAATCGGTGCAACCCGCCTTTAAACCTGCTGTGATAGGTAAGTACATGGACAAAAATAAATCTATGTTAAGAAAACGAAATTGTAAATTCCTTACCGACACTTGCCAATATATTATCCAACTCAGCTTTCAAAAATTTAAATCCTTTATAAGCAGATGTTGATAACCAAAAGTATTTGATATGTTTCCATAAAATTTCAATCAGATTCAACTCCGGTGAATATTTGGGGATAAAGTATAGAAAAAGTCCTCTTTCTTCCCATGTCCCAACTTGAGCTTTAAAAATGGCGCTGTGATGTATTGGAGCATTGTCCAGAACAACGATGGTTCTTTTTGTTATGGAACGTGAAAAAACATCAAAGCAGGCCACGACAATATCTGAAGTAACCGAGCAATTAAAAACGCAAGGGAAAAAGTCATTTTGCTTATTCAAAAAACCCAACACATTGATTCTTGAGGTTTTTCCGCTCGGAAGTAAAAGCTGCTCATCCGCCTCTTGCCAGGCATATGGAATCTCAGGCACGCCGGTAAAGCCAGATTCATCAAAATAATACAAGTCAATGATATTTGCCTTATCTTCATCTTTCAAGATTTCAATTTCCTTTTGCGCGTCCCTGAACTCGTTCTCATTGCGTTTGCTTTTGAGAGATTTCCGTCCTCGACACCAACGCAGTTTTTTTTTATAATTCGTTTCAGG encodes the following:
- a CDS encoding IS630 family transposase translates to MRWCRGRKSLKSKRNENEFRDAQKEIEILKDEDKANIIDLYYFDESGFTGVPEIPYAWQEADEQLLLPSGKTSRINVLGFLNKQNDFFPCVFNCSVTSDIVVACFDVFSRSITKRTIVVLDNAPIHHSAIFKAQVGTWEERGLFLYFIPKYSPELNLIEILWKHIKYFWLSTSAYKGFKFLKAELDNILASVGKEFTISFS